GGGTTTCAAGGCAAAAATGGCGAAAATAACATTTGAAAAATTGGCCAAAATAATATTTGGAGAAATAATACCTAAATTGGAACATAATGATGGAGTGGCAATATTTGCTAAAGAAAGAGCAAAATTTGAAGGTTGGCTTAAGGTAGAATTATGTGGGGGCTTATCAAAATATGCTCTAACTATTACTCCAGAAAAAGATAGAATTGACATTACTTTTGATGATTGGGCAATAGAACTTAAAACCGTCAATACTAATTACCGATATGAAAATACTAAAAACAAAACACGACCAATTACTAAGAATATTCAAGGAGTAATTGAGGATATCGAAAAATTGAAAGGAACCGACTATGTCAAGAAAGCTATCTTATTTGTAGTTTTCCCCGTAACTCACAATCACAAATATTGGAAAATTCACTTACAAAAAATATCTAACTTGCTAAAAGATATGGAATATAAAGAGTTTAGATTCAAAAACAATGTTCCTGGGGTGGTATATTTTGGAGCAATACAATAACGCTCTTTTGCATAGCGCTGTGGTGCTTCGCACCATGTGTTCCTATTGGAGCCATTTAACAAACAGATGAACGACTTGCGCGCCGAAGGTTTGCTATGCAAACTTTTTAAGACAAATAGAGATTATCCCGCCAGAGAAAATAAAATGTTCTATCACTGATAAACCCGGAAAAGACACTCCAGATAATTAACGTTCTAACTCACTGGGTAAACGATGATGAAAGAAGACTTGATGCGAGTTTTTATACCTAAGATGCAACTGCAGTAAGAGTTTTATTAGATAAGATTGATTAAAAGGCATAGCTATTTTTAGTTGTGTATTTCATCAGCCCCCAAGACGTAAACAGAGAGTTATTTTTGACTGCTCCAACGGGAGCCAGCAGAGCATATCTGGTTTCGTGTATTCGGTACTCCGCCCAAATTCCTCGCTTTGGTCGGAACTTCACATATCCTCAAACCGTTAGGTAACATTGGTATCACTTGCTTTTAAATTGTGCTAATCCATTTAAAAATCTCTCAATTTCCTCTTTCCTTTTGAAATAGCCGGCCAAAGTACGCGGTGCACCTTTCCAGGGTTGATAGTGTCAACTTATTGTAGGAGTATTTTTTAAAATTCTCTTCCTTCCTAACTTTGTTGAGCATGGTTCTTTCTTTAACCTCACCATCCAAAAAGTATTGTCTTTTTATATCACAGGAATCCAAGACATCTCCTGGGTTAAAGCTTTGATAGTCAGGCGCAGAGTATCTACTGGCCCTTTCATAACTGGGATGTTGCCATAAACTTCCTGAATAACCTGCTTTCCTTTTTCTTTCTCTTTTTGGATGTTCTCAGGAGAAAGAGTGAAAGCAGGTAATTCCTGTTTATGAGTTCTCAAGTAGAAATCCCTGATAGAACACCGGTTGAACTTCAAGGCTCTCAGATAGCTCATGTGATCTGCTCCCTTCTTTCCCCAACCCATAGGACGATGTGATAAGCGAGCAGAGAGAACATGACTCACATGACCTTCAGCACTGACGGCAAGGTGGAGTTCTTTATAGCGCTTGGAGTTTAGGATTCCTTCCCAGTTGTTCTTAAGGTAGAGGAAGAGGTCTTCAAGCTTAGCTCTTTCTTGAGAGTCTCTGCTTTCAGAAAGAGCACGGAGGAGGATTGCTTGCACCTTTTCCCAGGAACCTTCTTCCAGAGCTTTCCAGACTTTCTTTTCAAGGAAAGTATTATGATGAAGAGCAGCTTGCAAGCGTTTCACCAGGTGAAAGCGGTCTAGTACAAAGAGGGATTTGGGAAGGATTTCCAGTCCTTTCTTAATCCAGGAAGCTCCATCTCCACCGAGAAAGATACAGTTCACCTTATCCAGGTCATAGTGTTCTTCTAAGTAGTCAAGGACTTCATAGAAGAGGTTTTCGGTATCCTGATAGAGACCAGCAAAGTAATGGGAATTTTTGAGCTGAACTCTCCCGGAATTGGGGTTTTCCTTTCCCTCATGGACATAGACCAACTTGGCCAAGAGCCTTTTCTTCTTTCTCTTCTTTCTTTCTCCTGTTTGATTGGTACTCTTCTTCCTTTTTCTCTGCCAGGAGACATGGTCCTCATCAGCTTCGATGAAAAGATACTGACAGCACTTTTTCTGGATGGTCTCCTTCCCCTGGTCAAGGAGAGCTTCTTCTCCTACTTCTTCTTTCTTCAGGTTATGAACCAGTCTCTTTACCACCTCCGGACTCACTGTTACTTCCTGATGTTTAGGCAGGATTTCTCTTCCAGCTTTCTGGTAGGAGCAATCAGTGGCTTTCTCTAAAATCAGAGCTTCCAGCAAGGGGTCAATTCTTCTTCTCTTTTTGAACCCAGCCTGCTCATCCAGCAGGTGCAGGTATTCCCCAGTAGATTTATTCCGGTAGTAGGTCCTTTGATAGCTAACATCCCCAAACAGGGTGAGGATGGTTCTGGAATTGTTCTTGCGTACCACTTCCCAGGTTAACCTTCTCTCTCTTTCTTTCCAGATTTCCTGATCTCTGGCTTCAAGCACTGCTTTTAAGATATCCTTTCCCATACCATTCATGACTTCCCAGAGCTTCTCCTCAAATTCCTGGAAGTTCATTCCCTCTTCCAGAGAATGGAGTGATATTTCCATTACCCTCTGGAATCCTTTCAAAATTTGCTGTACTATATTCATAAGACCTCACCTCCATGAGTGTTTGTTTACACAAACAAGATTTATACCATACTCTGGATGGTGAGGTCTTTCTTTTTTCTAAAAACCCTACAATAAATTTACACTAACTAGGGATATTTTTTAAAACTCTCTCCATTTCGTGATTTACTTTCTTTTCCCGCACTCATCCAGATTGCAGTCTTTCATATCACAGGAATCCAGGATATATCCTGGGTCAGGGCTTTGAGGGTCATACGCAGAGCACTCACCGGTTCTCGCATCACCGGGATGTTGTTCGAGATTTCCCGAAAGACTGCTCTTCCTTTCTCCTTTTCTTGCTTTATGGTTTCAGGAGAAAGGGTGAAGGGGGGAGCTTCTTTCCTGGTTTCCGCTTCTTCTCCGGAATCTCTTCTTCCTTCTTTTCATCTTTCCTCAAATTATGGACCAGCCTCTTCACCACCTCAGGACTGACAATACATTCCTGATTTTGGGGAAGGATTTCCCTCCCCGCTTTCTGGTAGGAGAGCTCTGTGGTCTTCTTAAGAACCAGGGCTTCCAGGAGAGGATCGATCCTTCTCTTCTTCCTGAAAGCAATCTGGTCATCCAGAAGGTGCAGGTATTCTCTGGTGCCTTTGTGCTTGTAGTAGGTTCTCCTGTAGGTGACATCCCCAAAAAGGGTGAGGATGGTGTTCATGGTCTACCATAGCTTCTCCTCAAACTCCTGGAAATCCATACTCTTCTCCAGGAAATGGAGGGATAATTCCAGAATCCTCTGGAACCCCTTGAAGATTTGCTGTACCATATTCACAGAACCTCACCTCCAGAGTATCCCTTTGGTTGTTTCCAACAAGACTTATACCACGTACTCTGGATGGTGAGGTTTGTTCTTTCGGGTTGGAACACCTACAATAAATTTACACTAACCCAGGGTTCGTATTCTTTACAATTTGGCGGGAGAATTTGCATAATATCCTCTGTTTTTGCGTGAAGATATTCAGCCAACCTATCAATATATACTTGAAATCGCAATCCTTGCTGTGGGTCACTATCTCCTGGAATAATACTAAAAATAGTAAGTCGACTTTCTTTAACAATTCCGATAAACGCTATCGTGCTTCTGGTAGTTCCTTTTTGGTCGAAAAGGGGCATTAACCCACTAACAAGTAGTTTATAGAATTCGCCAACGCCGTTAGATTCCGCAATTTCTTCCAATTCCTCATAAGTTAGAGGAGGTTTTCTCTTTGAAATAGATTTAGTCTGAGTTCTATACTCAATTTGGCTTGGTTCAATCAAGAACACTCTTGCTAAAAATTCCTTGCCTTTATCATTACGAAAGTAGTGGAAGGTTGCAGCATTTATCCCAACTCCATAAGTGTTTGAAAGGTATTCAATAATCCTTTCCGTGCTACTGTCTATTTCGGATGCAACTATAATCATCTTATGATGCTCATTTAAGATTTCCGGCAATTCTTCACCAAATCTTTCTTTAAACGCCTTTTCTAACGGTCCTCTATCGCCAAGATACCTATTTGCTATTTCGCTAATTTTCTCGTTTGACAAGTCTTTAACCCATGAAGCGTAATCCAGTACTTGAGCGATTACTTCTCGTGGAGTCTTGTCGCGCTTTAACTCAACGATAACAACATCTCCGTTGTAATCCAAACATAAAAGATCAACAACTCCGCCAAAATCTGTTTCTACTTGTCGCCCAATTACTAACAAGTCAGTTGAAATTACAGAAATATCTTTTTCAAGCCAATCTTCAATACGTTCTTCCATTTCCAATTTGGATTTTTTAATCTCTCTCAAGGTATTCCCATCTTGTATTTCCCAAACTTTAACATCTTGGGGCATATTATTCCCTCCATAATCTTATTGCTGTTTGACCAATTTCACCCAACCCATCCATATCCGCATTGCGGATATAACCCCCCGTTTGGAATGATGCCAGCACTATATACCTCTGGGTGAAATCATGATTCCTCTTCATTATACTATCTAAGTTAGTTTTCACGTTTGCAGGGGTGACTTTAGCGTTTAAGCTTGCATCGTGTAGAGACATCTAACACGATGTTTTTGCTTCTAAGGCGACACGTTTTGCGTAAGGCGAAATAAAAATGTAATGAGTTCCGCGAAATACTTTGCTTGTGGGTCAAACATGGATTTTGGGTGGGCGGAAGAAGAGTTCATTTTTTGGGGCGAGAACACGCAATTTTAGAAGGATGGAGTTGAAGTTCAACAAAAGTTGCTTTGAAAAACCTCGCTGAGGGTTATGCAAATATAGAAAAGGATGATGGAAGCGGAGCTGGAGGTAAAATTAAAGCTTGATAATGGCAAGCAAGAAGAAGTGATAACTTATGTTGTGGATCCGAAGCAAGTTAGAGAGGGATACAAAGAATGCGTGCAATAATGTAAACTGTTAATCGTGAGAAAGTAATTTGACGGACATATCATTTTAAAACTCGAAGGATATCCGTCGTCTCATAAAATTTGTAAAGGAGGCGCTGTTCGGTGCAGGAGAAAGAAAAGGCAGTTCTTGACTTCATGAAAAACCATGGGAAACCGGTAAGACCTGGAGATATTTCCAAAGCCACAGGCATTGATAGCAAGGAAGTGAGCGCCATAATCAAAAAATTGAAGGAGGAAGGAAAAATTTATTCGCCAAAAAGGTGCTACTATGCACCACAGGAATAAGCTTTAATCCCCTTTGATTTATCCTGATTTCAGGTGTTAATGACTGAGGATTAAAAAGGGAGGCTGTTATTTGAATTTAGGAGGCTTTTTCTGTGCGTAACAATCGATGAAAAGGTAACTGTTAGAGCCCGGAAAGAGGACTTTCCAGACCTCTCCAGAATAAAATCTCTCTTTAAGGATGCCGTTTGTTTTTTAGAGGAAAGCAACGGAGCAGTGCAGATGGTGTTTTATGTACCAGATGAGGAACTCAACAAACTGGTTGATACCCTGCAGGAATCCATGGACCTCCGTTACAAACAGGTGTTGCTTGAAGTATCGTCTCCCGATTTTGTGGTTTCTTCGTTTCTCAAAAAAGCAGAAAAGAAATTTAAAACGGAAGAAGAGACACCCGTTGAAAAACTCATTGACGAGACCAAGCGCTATATCAAGCTGGATTACAGCAAAATAATTCTCACTTCAATTGCTGGGATAATAGCTCTCACCGGTCTTTTTATGAACAATGTTACCGTTATTATTGGAGCGATGCTCCTTTCTCCTTTGCTGGGGCCAATATATGCATTTGCGGTGAACACTGCAGTTGGAAAAATTAAGTATGCATTTAGAAGTCTGGCAAATCTGCTGGTTTTAGTGTTGATAGCCATTCTTTTTTCCTGTTTGATAACCCTGGTAATTTCTGCTTTCGCGAACCTTGCTTTGACTCCCGAGATTCTTACCAGAATGGATTCAAGTTATATCAATATTTTTACAGCTATACTTCTTGGTTTTGCCTCGATGTTTGCTTTTTCTAAGGGGATACCAGAAAGCACTGCTGGTGTTGCTATCGCTGCGGCGTTGTTACCTCCTGCGGTGGTAGTGGGAATAATGCTGGTTAAGAATTTTTGGGAAACTCTAAGTCCTCTCATCCTGATGTTTGAAAACATAGTTGGACTCATGGTGGGAGGCCTTGTAGCAACCCTGGTTTTAAACATAGGGCCACGCAGGTATTACGAGAAGGTAGTAGCGAAGAAATTTATAGCCAGGACTTTGTGGTTTCTGGTTTCCCTGATAGTGATATTGTTTTTCCTCTCCACATTCAGTAAATAGAGTAGTTACGGGTGCTGATTTCTTTTTAAAGCAGAATGCGTTATACTGCTTCTTTGATGTGCAAGGGGGAAGTCTATGATTAAAAAGCGAAAGTCTTGGCGGGAAAAGCTCACCGACAAGAAAGACCTTCCCAAAATAGTGCGGGTTAGCAGTAAAGTAGCCGTCCGCTGGGGCGTGCGGCCTGGCGATACCATGGTAATACCCTCACCACTGGAAGTTGATGAGGTGATGCGAAAAGTCCCTCCGGGGAAAGTAATAACCATCAACCAGATCAGGCAGTTCCTTGCTAAAAAGCATGGGGTGACTATTGCCTGCCCGATAACCACCGGGATTTTCGCCTGGATTGCTGCTCATGCTTCTGAAGAGGCGAAAAACGAAGGGGAAGAAAATACCACTCCTTACTGGAGGACCCTCAAAGCGAACGGTGAGATAAATCCTAAGTATCCTGGAGGGGTGGAACACCAGAAAAGGCTTCTTGAGAGCGAAGGGCACCAGGTGATAAAGAAAGGTCAAAAATATCTGGTAGCCGATTATAAAGAGAGCCTGTTTGAAATCTAAAGCTAAGTAGGCGAATTGCTTTTCAATCCGGCCCCGAAAGCTGCAAGAGAGCGAAGGGGTTTGAGCTGGCACACTATACGACGCAGAGAGCCCGGTTTGTTTGCCTGGAACTCTGGTGCACACTGGCGAAGAAAAAAGGTGGGATAAATTTGATAAAAATTATTCTGGCTATCACAGGTATAGCGCTCATTTCCTTATTTGTTCTTTCTTTGGTGGGCAGTTTTTTCTTTAAAAGGGGAGTAGTTAGCGAAGTGCAAGGATTATTCGGGCAGAAAAGAACTGAAAAAACAGAAATAGTAACCGAAAAAGACCTGGAGGGGCTGCCTGAACCTGTTCAAAGGTGGTTGAGACAAACAAATATAGTGGGCAGGAAAAAGATATTTGCAGTGAGGTTGAAGCAAAGAGGGTTAATAAGGACCACGGAAGAGCAACCCTGGATGTCTGCTCGGGCGGAGCAGTATTTCACGGTAGATAACCCGGGATTCCTGTGGAAAGTGAGAGTCAAAGTCAATCCCTTTTTATTCCTGGTGGGTAGAGACAAATATTTCAAGGGGAAAGGCAACATGCTTATCAAGTTACTTGCTTTTATAAACGTTGTTAATGCGCAGGGCAGAGAGATAGACCAGGGTACAATGTTGCGCTACCTTGGTGAAATAGTATGGTTTCCAAGTGCAGCCTTGAATGATTATGTTGAGTGGCAGGCAATTGATGATCGCTCAGCCAGGGCAATCATGACTTACGGTGGAATAACAGCTCAAGCAGTATTCAGTTTTAATGAAAACGGTGATGTCGTCGGGTTTTCTTGCAAAAGATATATGACCAGGAACGGGCGTTATAGCTTGGAAGACTACTCAGCGAAGCTGGAAGCCCATAAAGAGTTTGAAGGCATCAGGGTTCCCACAAAAGGTGAAGTAAGCTGGAAGCTGGAAAGTGGAGACTTTACCTATTACAAACTCGAAATAACGGATCTTGAGTATAACCAGCCTGTCGCTTTTTAATCTTTTAAAGACTTTCAGGAAGTGGTATAGGCTCCTAAACCTTGCAAAACTCAAACAGTTTGCTTGGCTTTTTTCTCTTCATACATATTTTTATCGGCGGCTGTTAGTGCTTCTTCAGGGTTGCGAACTTCTCTTAAATTGCTTGTGCCGTAAGAGAAGGAAACCTTCAAAGGGTAGAGAAAAGCATCTTCACCGACTCTTCTGCGTAAGCGCTCTATAATTGCCTGGGTGTCTTTCAAGGTTGTATCCGGAAAAATAACGATGAATTCATCTCCTCCGTAACGGAAGGCAAGGTCTTTGGTGCGTATTTCCTGGCGGAGGAGGGAAGCCAGTCTCTTTAAAACATCGTCTCCCATCTGATGACCATAATGGTCGTTTACTCTTTTTAGGCCGTCAAGGTCCAGCAGGACCAGGCAAGCGTTCTGTTTTATACGTGCGTATTCCTGGAGTTTTGTCCGGAGATAGTGGCGGTTGTAAAGTCCAGTTAAAGAGTCCAGATGGGCTTGTTTCATTAAAAGGGGGAGAAATCTTGAAAACACCCTGAAAATGAA
This portion of the Thermatribacter velox genome encodes:
- a CDS encoding ISLre2 family transposase, which encodes MNIVQQILKGFQRVMEISLHSLEEGMNFQEFEEKLWEVMNGMGKDILKAVLEARDQEIWKERERRLTWEVVRKNNSRTILTLFGDVSYQRTYYRNKSTGEYLHLLDEQAGFKKRRRIDPLLEALILEKATDCSYQKAGREILPKHQEVTVSPEVVKRLVHNLKKEEVGEEALLDQGKETIQKKCCQYLFIEADEDHVSWQRKRKKSTNQTGERKKRKKKRLLAKLVYVHEGKENPNSGRVQLKNSHYFAGLYQDTENLFYEVLDYLEEHYDLDKVNCIFLGGDGASWIKKGLEILPKSLFVLDRFHLVKRLQAALHHNTFLEKKVWKALEEGSWEKVQAILLRALSESRDSQERAKLEDLFLYLKNNWEGILNSKRYKELHLAVSAEGHVSHVLSARLSHRPMGWGKKGADHMSYLRALKFNRCSIRDFYLRTHKQELPAFTLSPENIQKEKEKGKQVIQEVYGNIPVMKGPVDTLRLTIKALTQEMSWIPVI
- a CDS encoding UPF0236 family transposase-like protein, with translation MNTILTLFGDVTYRRTYYKHKGTREYLHLLDDQIAFRKKRRIDPLLEALVLKKTTELSYQKAGREILPQNQECIVSPEVVKRLVHNLRKDEKKEEEIPEKKRKPGKKLPPSPFLLKP
- a CDS encoding endonuclease NucS domain-containing protein, which gives rise to MPQDVKVWEIQDGNTLREIKKSKLEMEERIEDWLEKDISVISTDLLVIGRQVETDFGGVVDLLCLDYNGDVVIVELKRDKTPREVIAQVLDYASWVKDLSNEKISEIANRYLGDRGPLEKAFKERFGEELPEILNEHHKMIIVASEIDSSTERIIEYLSNTYGVGINAATFHYFRNDKGKEFLARVFLIEPSQIEYRTQTKSISKRKPPLTYEELEEIAESNGVGEFYKLLVSGLMPLFDQKGTTRSTIAFIGIVKESRLTIFSIIPGDSDPQQGLRFQVYIDRLAEYLHAKTEDIMQILPPNCKEYEPWVSVNLL
- a CDS encoding MarR family transcriptional regulator, producing MQEKEKAVLDFMKNHGKPVRPGDISKATGIDSKEVSAIIKKLKEEGKIYSPKRCYYAPQE
- a CDS encoding TIGR00341 family protein: MVFYVPDEELNKLVDTLQESMDLRYKQVLLEVSSPDFVVSSFLKKAEKKFKTEEETPVEKLIDETKRYIKLDYSKIILTSIAGIIALTGLFMNNVTVIIGAMLLSPLLGPIYAFAVNTAVGKIKYAFRSLANLLVLVLIAILFSCLITLVISAFANLALTPEILTRMDSSYINIFTAILLGFASMFAFSKGIPESTAGVAIAAALLPPAVVVGIMLVKNFWETLSPLILMFENIVGLMVGGLVATLVLNIGPRRYYEKVVAKKFIARTLWFLVSLIVILFFLSTFSK
- a CDS encoding MGMT family protein, whose translation is MIKKRKSWREKLTDKKDLPKIVRVSSKVAVRWGVRPGDTMVIPSPLEVDEVMRKVPPGKVITINQIRQFLAKKHGVTIACPITTGIFAWIAAHASEEAKNEGEENTTPYWRTLKANGEINPKYPGGVEHQKRLLESEGHQVIKKGQKYLVADYKESLFEI
- a CDS encoding DUF6544 family protein is translated as MIKIILAITGIALISLFVLSLVGSFFFKRGVVSEVQGLFGQKRTEKTEIVTEKDLEGLPEPVQRWLRQTNIVGRKKIFAVRLKQRGLIRTTEEQPWMSARAEQYFTVDNPGFLWKVRVKVNPFLFLVGRDKYFKGKGNMLIKLLAFINVVNAQGREIDQGTMLRYLGEIVWFPSAALNDYVEWQAIDDRSARAIMTYGGITAQAVFSFNENGDVVGFSCKRYMTRNGRYSLEDYSAKLEAHKEFEGIRVPTKGEVSWKLESGDFTYYKLEITDLEYNQPVAF
- a CDS encoding GGDEF domain-containing protein; this translates as MSWRTRILCLYAILFVVAALLAVVAFPLDLPYIRESILKLTTLGTCLVVTVLTFWRSLPIGIPLLSHGMGLIALSFWIGIWSVVRDFPPLAAHLTIYPPGALGIVFIFRVFSRFLPLLMKQAHLDSLTGLYNRHYLRTKLQEYARIKQNACLVLLDLDGLKRVNDHYGHQMGDDVLKRLASLLRQEIRTKDLAFRYGGDEFIVIFPDTTLKDTQAIIERLRRRVGEDAFLYPLKVSFSYGTSNLREVRNPEEALTAADKNMYEEKKAKQTV